GTAAGTGTTAATAATCATATTTTTCCAAATCAAAATATTTAGTTAAGCTCTCCTTTGGTTTACAAtctttaactacatttttacttttaatttcattaacttttttttttttttcatttttctggcATCATTAAACCCTCCAATAAAAAGGCCATTCGAGTGAATTATTTGTGTTAGAATATACCCCAAAAAGTTGTTCAAAACTCCCACCAAGGAGAAGATATTATgaaattttttgtctaaaatgaaaaaaaataactttcctGATTTGTAACTTCAGCCCATTCACATAATGGATAACCAAGAACTTTCAAAATGTCCGAAAGAAAGAGGTAAATGACACATCTTGGTTTgtaaaaattttctacaaactaatttgtaagtatcttttttttttatgaataattgaACTATATTGACATCAAAACAACTGTACAAGCTCCAAAACCacaaacagaaacaaaagaGCAAACAAACTCTAAAACTTCTCAAACAAACCCAGCAAAACAAGCTGGAAACCAAACCGCAACCAAAACAAACAGTCAACAagacaagaaaacaaaagaaaacaaacaagcaGCTGGAACTAAAGATACAAAAGACTCATCAATATTCCAGCTCTTACATAGACTAATGTTTTCCTTCGTCTTTTGAAACTTTCCTTATCCTGCAATCCGAGTTCTCACCTCCCAGATGATCAACTTCAAAATTTGCATTTCTGTATGAGGATGGCCAGCATGTTTAATCTCATTTCTAGCTCTCCAAATCCCATAGACAATAGAACTAATAGCCAATCTACAAATAACACCAAACATAGATTTGGTTTTTCAGCTTCGACAACCTTCCATAATCAAATCCTGCCAATCAAAACAAGGACTTGGAACATTGCAACGCTTCATACACTCCTTCCATATTCTAGCACTGAAACTGCATAGGAAGAATAAATGATCCCGACTTTCAGTACAATTTCTATAAAACACACACTGCATATCTCCATTAAAACCCCCAAGATAACAACCTATCTCCAGTTGTTAGTCTATTGCGAAGAGTAAGCCAAAGAAGAAAGGCCTGCTTTGGGATGGCATAGGGAAACCAAACAAGAGACCACCACTCCACAACATTCTTCTTCTTACGCAGGAAATCCCAAGTATCAGAACTGGAATAAGAGCCACTCCTGAAAATTGTCCAGATCGGTTTATCTGCAACACGAAACTGAATTTCAAAAAGTTTGCTTTGAATTTCTACAAGAGAATCAGAGCGAGCAGGTTTCCAGCAACAATTACCATTTTGAATAACTGAATCCAACCTAGAATCCAACCTACTCTGAGAATCATATACAATTCTATAACCATATCTCTCCACCAACACACCAGATGGATGC
Above is a genomic segment from Alnus glutinosa chromosome 12, dhAlnGlut1.1, whole genome shotgun sequence containing:
- the LOC133852669 gene encoding uncharacterized protein LOC133852669; its protein translation is MLKGNSFWYVKIPQNCSWCWRKILKLHGIARGFLKHEIGDGKSIHLWTDNWHPSGVLVERYGYRIVYDSQSRLDSRLDSVIQNGNCCWKPARSDSLVEIQSKLFEIQFRVADKPIWTIFRSGSYSSSDTWDFLRKKKNVVEWWSLVWFPYAIPKQAFLLWLTLRNRLTTGDRLAISSIVYGIWRARNEIKHAGHPHTEMQILKLIIWEVRTRIAG